A genomic segment from Nitrospinota bacterium encodes:
- a CDS encoding phosphatase PAP2 family protein has product MNSINEELFWIINRPLGTAVDNIMIAFTFSGYTLSALAIALSAMWLYGGLAKENLKFLVIAMIIGGVGVIAVKQVYVKDRPLGHFGEISKELQAKVHAPYKRPHHRTFPSGHSQTAFSVAAAMILLFRRHAIMWILWASLVAISRVQLGMHFPADILAGSMWGAFSAYLVYRYNYRKGIPSPS; this is encoded by the coding sequence ATGAACTCGATCAATGAAGAACTGTTCTGGATAATAAACCGGCCGCTCGGTACTGCAGTGGATAACATAATGATAGCGTTTACATTCTCCGGATATACCCTTTCAGCGCTTGCTATCGCGCTTTCAGCAATGTGGCTCTACGGGGGACTTGCGAAGGAAAATTTAAAATTTCTTGTTATCGCAATGATAATCGGAGGTGTGGGGGTGATAGCTGTCAAACAGGTCTATGTGAAAGACAGACCTCTTGGACATTTTGGAGAAATATCGAAGGAACTTCAGGCAAAGGTTCATGCCCCGTACAAAAGACCTCATCACCGGACTTTTCCGTCCGGTCATTCACAAACCGCTTTCAGCGTTGCCGCGGCGATGATACTGCTCTTCAGGAGGCACGCCATAATGTGGATATTATGGGCCTCTCTCGTCGCTATCTCCCGCGTTCAGCTCGGCATGCATTTTCCGGCAGACATACTTGCCGGTTCCATGTGGGGGGCTTTCTCCGCGTATCTGG